TAATCAACATATGGAGGCGCATAGTCAGGATAAGGAAGGTGTTGGTAGTGGTGGTGGTACAAGTGGTACTACAATTACAACCACAACATCATCGGCGTCAGGTGGTGGTGGTGGTCATAATATGCTTCATCCGAGTGCTGCTGCCTTGCTAAATGATGATAATAAGGATATTGATGGTGATAGTGGCGATTTGTCGTCCCATCATGGCGGTGGTAGTGGTGTTGAAGCTGATATTGaaagcatttttgaaaaaatgcatTCCGAAAAGAATGATCACAATGATAGTGATACCAATGCGGTAACATCAAATACGTCAAATAGTGCAACACCAACAAATATAACATCATCGGCCGCTGGACAATGTAGCAACGATAGTTTAGTGATAACGTCACAACAAGGCTCTGGTGGCATCACTTTCAATATAACCATACCTCAACCAGAATCTACTGGCCAAAAAGCAAGCGAGGTGAGTTGTTGTAAATCTTTGAAGTACGTAGATATTTAATGTGGTCTTTAAATCTTCTATTCAATAAacactagtaaaattttgaaatgtttgtcaGCAAAATTTGTAAACTTCCCCGTACTCCCCctcttttttctaaaaattttttttttatattaaatatttcatACAAACGGATAAGTGCTTATCGAAATTGAAGATGCCTGAAAACACAATACTTTCACTGAATTTtattattcagaccaattctaaatattctcgcggaattttgttctcgcggatttttgtattcccgcggaaaaattcctccaattcttttctcctagagagaagaataattggggaataggaatttcgaattttcgaagtcagctgttttgtcaattgaaatttcgttgcgcatttcttattttgtttaaaaaactgaaaagtttaattattgttgcgaatttgtttgaaattaagaaataaggtttaaacaatgcacattattgcatttcatgtggtattcactgaaatgagtaatgaattagtgccacagcaacatcaacagaggagcataggaagaagacggcgggataacacaaatccgccggagttgcctgctttcattctgcaaagcaattttctggcggccacgtcgagttgagttcgcctttcgccatatgccaaaatctatttaagccttcttaaaaatccttgcgcaatttctggatggttgcatcaaatatacaaagagctcttccgttgcttatgatatacttttcgacttaaaataaagaatattgtggttgttgtattaacagtgagaatattgtggtagaatgtaaatacatattttagcacaaatttgtacaaataagtgttctttcttaaaagaacgaatttcctttaactattttgttgcattccctttaatttaactagtgaaaaaactcctatgatatggcaaagaaatctccctctccctcacattcataatacctacttttctcccataaccggtttcctctttttcgaacagtgttcagaataggaggaaagggagaagtgaaaaaactcacaaggaatttttatttggaatacgaggaatgggggaagggaaaaaactcgcacggaattttcgtttagaattgggatgattatttattattacggcgttttaagcctaaaacttagattattacaatttGTAAGTACATTTTAAAAGTAGTAGGATTTCTAAAATTtgggctgtcggaatgcatgcgaTTCCGATAAGCACGGGAACTAGCGATCCCAACGGGCGAGTCCTGGAGCGATCttattgggaggttggaaagaacgtcttcgcaatcctgccctactccaagacataCATAGTTTAACTGCTAACTATTGCATGTTAGACCCGATTTTCCGCGCACTTACCgaatttaatagactctcagggagtttccttcttgatttctctttgtcgagaagtacgttcaagtcttctctggatttgtggctgtaatttatttttattatttattcatctcattgttatcttttttttattatttacacggtaattacatatataagtttgactatatagtttttatatctctattcatttgtatctagtctgtaagattcttttcgatcatagacttcataaacataaacataaatatttatgttgtcggaatgcaatagattccaatcaacacataTGACTCGGATCTCAGAGTTATTAGGCACTTttattgggaggttggaaagaacgCATTTCCAATCATGTCCTGTTCCAAAAATTAAGAttacacagttttgttatttatgctgccggaatgcatttgattccgctCAACGCAAAAGCTAGTAGCTCAGCAGAATGTGCCACTTTTATCGgatggttggaaaggacgtgtttccaatcttCCCTGCACcctgttttattatttttgttggaaTAGACTAGACGTGACTCTTAACTGTTTGTCTGAGACGATGCCTCAGTATTTTATTATGCCTACATATATTTTTAGTTTACCTTTTAACTTTGGCTTACTTGTAACAGATCTCTAAATCCATACCGACAACTACAGCCCCCGTGAGTGTTAGCATAGATATGCCAGTCTTAGATCAACCCGACGAAAGCGCGACATCATCAACCACCGGTAATAAAAGTGGTGTGCGCAGTAGTAAGGAAGCGCCAGAGAGCAGGCGCAGTAATAGTGCTGATAGAAAGGTCTCTGGGCCAGTTAGCATGCCAAGTTTAGATGATGATAATGACAGCCAAGAGCAAAAGCATAGTATTCAAGCGCAATCAATGAAAAAAGATAAAACTTCAATAGAAATGACAAAAGGCGACGATTCCAGAGAAAAGAGAAATAGTATTGAAAACGCAGAAAATTGTACAGAAACGAAAGAATCAATTAAGGAAGAAGCAAGTGCTCCTGAAGAGACAGATGCGACAGCAGTAGACGCTGATACTGCAGACGCTAATGGCGAGTCTCACTCTGAAAATGCTGCCGCCGATGCTACGGCTGGAGAGGCAGAAAGTGAGCATAACCATCAAGTTGCAATGGAATTGGATGAGGCGATGCAAGCACAAGTTGAGAGTGGTCAAATTAAATTTATACTAAATGAAAATGGACAATTATTGCAATTAGATAATCACATTATTACTGATGCTGATGGTAATCAAATACTAGTACAAGATCCTGAACAAATTCAACAACTTTTGCAAAGTGCTGGTCTACTACAATCTGGAGATGGCCTTGATGGTGAAACATTACAAATGATGACAGATGCCAATGGGCAAATGGTATTGGTGCAAGGAGAAAATAATGAGACACAACTTATCGATGCTTCACTGTTGAATGCCGATGGCCAATTAGTTATACAGCAAGGTCACGATGGTGATTTGGGTGAAGGTGCGCATGTTATTGGCGAAGACGGCACGCGTATACCAGTTTCGGTGTCATATACTGCCGATGGTCAACCAATCGTTAGAGTGCAACAACAAATGTTGGAAGGAGAGGCGGGTGAAGAAGAAGAGCACCAAGAAGCATCGACGGTCGCAGCGACCACAGAGCAAGGCGCATCACAAGTGGCAGCGGAGAGTTCAGCAACAACAGGAGCCGCAAACACTGAAGCATCTGCAGTGTCTAGGGGTGAGGCGGATGCGAGTGCTAGTGGCGACGGTGGCGATGAAAGTACAGCGGGGCCTGGAGATGGTACTCTGGCAAGTAGTAGTGGTGGCGGGAGCGGCGCCGATTTCTTTCCCCTTGAAGATCTGATGCAGCAATCAACAGAAAATAAGCCTGCAGAATAGGAGTGGCTTTAGGACAGCATTAATTGTACAATTATGGCAGATGATTGGAATTTCTAGAGTAAGTATACCCATATATACTAGGCATACATAGGCGCATACTCATagtcaaaataataaaataataagttttgaaaaagttataattttgacataattttcgaAGAGATGTCTGGAAAAAAAGCGGTAACTGACTAAATTTGATAAACTCTGAAGTCatgctgaaaatttaaatagacTTAAGTTCAAATTACCGAAAATAATGCCAAATTAATACggacacaaaaaattttttccacttttttttctggtttcgatagtttttgaaacgttctttcacgtggtgaaaactagaaagtccgtccaaacttgcttagaagtgtactaaaaatgtagaaaaagaagagcacaaatgaaagacaaTGAGCCTTTgattccttcgatgccactttggtggctggtgaaggcatcctcaaatttttttgatagcatttttttcgatggcaatggagccaaaatatcggtcagaaactggtttgtgctttgccttttgggcatgactgttcattaagaaactgaagaaatgcattgtttatctttaacagctgtttctcgcaatttcttttttgagtcataagccaccttttcaacGACCGGGTCACAtgataaaaagcgtttcgaaataggaatcataaatgattattcaaaaataatcacatttaaggtacacttCTCCCGACGAAACAttgattttcgaataaaaaatacttttaaatttgaacgttttcaatcatctgggggtatgatattttaatattttttgataaaaattttcaaaaaatactgGCTGGGATATAATAATTATCCctttgaacatttttatttacaGATTTTAACGCACCTGCATGCTATGAATATTTTACCAGAAAATAAAGTGCCGTGTTTGGAAGAGCACTGTTTATGAAATCAACGTCGTAGTAATGGCAAGTAAAAACTGATATaaattagatttttatattttaaaaagaaaaacgtTTCAAAGGCATATAGTAGATAACTATTAATTAACTTTAGTTATGATTAAGTTGTAAAATAATGTGAAAATaacatataaaatattaaaacagACGTAAATAGAAATTATAAATATTGACTTTTAAGGTTACCACGGACAAATATTCACACAAAATAGGGAAATGTCAAAGTGCACATTACATGGCAAAAGAACACAATCTTAAGTAAAGAAAGAAAAGATTGTTGAGCAAGAAAAGTCTGAAAGGACTATTCATAAATTGTATAAATAATTGAAAGGAGGGGGTATTATGAGTTTTTAAAACAATTAAATGTACATATTGTTATGAGAGACATTGACCATCAGTTAAAATTTATAGTTTTCGTACATGAATTGATTACGACACACGTTTTTTGAATTGAGAGAAAAAATCTTTTTATCAAGTGTAAAAACCTTGGCATCATTTTAATTATTTCCATTGCCTGTAGCAGTAATTTGGcatcaaaaagaaaaataaacgatTAAATAAGAAAAACATAATTAGTACAACTAAATGGGTagcgaaaaataatttaaaattattaagatAAGCGTAAGGTTTAAAGTGaaattaaagctaaaaataaatctAATTAAACAATAAATAGAATTGTTATAGTATAAAACAGtgtcctgtttttgttttttgtgtttttgctgaATTAAAATGAGCAACTTCGAGGTATCTCGCTTTTGAAGCAATCAATACtcgaaaataaatgaaatgaaatgaaattggataacggtgggttgtataggtataaaggaatcgagatagatatagacttccatatctcaaaattatcagtatcgaaaaaaatttgattgagccatgtccgtccgtctgtccgttaacacgataacttgagtaaataggtatacgagcttatctggacccagaatagattggtattgaaaacgagcgaaatcggatgataaccacgcccactttttatatactatataacattttggaaaacacaaaaaacctgataatttagtaagtaatacacttataatgttgaaatttgacgtgtggactgatattgagactcctgataaaaatttggaaacattttttaaaatgggagtggcaccgcccagttgtggtaaaatcaattttacaaatattaatcataaattgaaaatcgttaaacttatccacccttatcgcgagttttattttcacccgaaaatattcagtttttgttcaccatatcgcagagggtggcgaaaaaatgtttcgtgttcgaaaaagatttcaccttatcggcaactctttgttcgggcgaaatgaacagcggggaaatcCAAATTTGTTCacatatattttacaggcgaacgagaggaaaagaaaatggtagtgattttttctattgaaatttgatactcttataattatatgtacttttattattagaaataaatcaataaataatgcacaattggaagctgagtggaaaaaagtgaaattcctgtattgttaagtatgtaaattctattttttatgacaacctatcagtcggccaagttatccattgtggacaaagcgacGGTTCCAAgttgttgagcacctcactgaaacaagattggctaagacccacttcatggtcctttccaacgccttttccctatgcgaaaaaacgaagacatgtactcaactttacaattgcgGGAACTCCAAATTCTTGCATCAATGGtgacaaggagttggtaagaatatctagcaaatattagaatgccgacttgtttagcctgtaatattggcgaaagcaaattggaaaaaaattaacttgttattcaaaagtgccgacaatagtaatttttagcttacagtgaatcacttagctccaaagggttagaactgtcccttaatcgcctccgaatcgctttcataTTTATATTCTAATCGCGCTCAGTCAATAGAAACCTacgtgcaatactaaacatttttgtatacattttttatttctatttttgctgTCTTTTAATGAAATATATGCtcggttacaaaatttacacaattgtaagtaaattatttgttcactgccaattcgcaatagagcatcagctgtttcgaagtgaacttttgttcgcccgaaattgccgataggcggaaaaagttcacccgaacaaaagaagtgaagccGAAGaattttccgcgtgaacttcgcgataaggatgatcgtaacaaaattcggcagaaatgTTGCTGCTTTTCCTATAAGGAATActtagaagaaaaattaatgaaatcgattaaggaccagcccacttttatataaacaatttttaaaagggtcatggacgaataaaataagctatatctttgtaaaaaagagctttatatcaatggtatttcattttccaagcgtatttataacaataaataggaaaattttcaaatttaaaaaatgggcgtggcaccgccccatttataactaagcaattttctatgtttcgggagccataattcgaatcAAAATTAAccgatcgtaataaaattaggtacacagattttccctgtagcagcaaatatttctagtaaaaatggacgggatccgtAGACTGgcataataagctataacttagcaaaaaataactttgaatcaatgatatttcacttatcaagttttattgtaagaggaaatgggaagacttgttttttttaacaggcggtgccacgtgttatgtagaaaagtaatttatctgaaatgaaatgtgcaattgaagctgacgctgagtatataatgttcggttacacccgaacttagacacatttacttgttaaaTAAATACAATGAAATCTACCTTGGACGAACACTCATTATCATTAGACTGTGTTCGCACAAGTGCCACATATTTTAATAAGATTATTACAATCTTCAAACAAAACATTGTTCTTTCAGAAATACACCGCACCAACCAATCTAGACCTGCGCTCGAAAAACACCATACCACTACGACGCCCTTTAAatctaattaaatacatttatttaacGAACATTTTGTTGACCTACAAATGGTATCTGTTTTGTCCGCCATTGAAAGGGTTTTAGTTGATTCTTTATTGAGAGAAATGCTAGCGTCCGTTTAGGGGGGTTTCTGGTCCGCTCaatattattattaatcatagtttacaaataaatttataaactatTTTTGGTTAGGGTACCTATTTACTCAGACCATATGGTTCCCTGGTTCAATCAATATAAGTTGCCGACCCAATTTAATAGAACTGTCTTGGTCTTTACAAAAAAGAGTATTGGTGTAGAAGTGAAACGCGACTCATGAGAGAGGGGTGCCTGTTAAGAGGTTTATCTGTATGGATATATAGTTGTTTTCAATATTGGATACTCATTTCTGCCTAAACCCCATTTGACAATTTACGTCCTTATGTTGGCGTATAGCCAAAATTAGATGCAGGATTCCCCCGCAAGGGCAGGCACCTTGTCGTGGTGCGGGGGCTTAGTTGTATCATTAATCAGACCTTGCTAGCGGGTGATGTTGTAATAGTACCAGTATAAACACCGGACGATTGCAATGCACATCGCGGGTTTGGTCTGTTTATGAACGATGACCAAGTACTGTCAATCTCTTTTTATCTAGGAGTCCATGCGGCACCATTTTATTTCTAGCTTGTAAATCACAACTCCATAACATGCCTCTTTGTGAATTCCAGCGTAGTAAATTTTCACCTCGCTCTTCGGCTATGCAAATGAAATAGCACGAGGAGAAATTTTATTATGTCGGTTACGCCCGAGAGGAATCTTGTGTAGCTGTAGCTTTACATTTTTCCCCCGCAAAGGCAGGCACCTTGTCGCGGTGCGGGGGCTTAGTCGATTCAATAATCAGACCTTATCAACAGATGGTAATATAATTATATTGCATTCTATCCTGTTGGTTTGGGCTGGTTTTTGAACGATGACCAAGTACTgccaacctcctaatccaggggtGTTAAGCGACACCGTGCCCACtggatggtttgcagccaggaggtttaccaaaccggctgtattataacggcgccttcctgataccgggccacctcagggagtaactatggccttaccgcggtaaggggcgcTGCCGCGGCGTACCGTTTGAATTCCCCACTATATTACTTAGACTGCTAAACTCGCCTCGTCGAGTGTgtggtcgtacgaacaagatgatgaACTCAAACACttatttaaataaatcaaacgaAAGGGCTTTGGCCGATCTGTTGGGACAGCTGGTGAGGGGTAGAAACACTTCACCAACTGGTTTAAGCAGAGGGGGAGGAGGTAGTGGAGGTGGACCTATGAGTAATTTCGGTGGTTCATCTAGTAGAGGGGGAGGAGGAGGTGGAGGCGGTTGGGGTGGAAACGCGCCAAATGATTGGAATCAAGGTGGTGGTGGCGGTTTCGGTGGTGGGGGTGGTGGATTCGGGGGTGGTAGTGGttttggtggtggtggtggcggcgGTGGCGATATCATGCCACTAATGTCACGTGGAGGCGGTATGAATATGAATGGTGGGGGAGGCTTTGGTGACGGCTACGGTGGCGGTATGTCACAAGGTGGCGGAAATTATATGGGTGGTGGTGGTATGTCGCGCGGTGGCAGGGGTGGTATGGACGACGACTTTGGTCGCGACGGCTTTGGAGGTCCTCCACCAGCTCCTCGTTCACGTGGCATGTGGGTCTCTGGATCCACAAATCGCAGTAGTCGTAATGCAGCGCCGGCTCCTTCATCACGTACAAGGAGCCGTCCATCGAATGATACGTCATCAAGAAGACGAAGAAGAAGCTTAAGCGGTTCAAGAGCACCACGATCATCAAGAAGTAATCGCAGCGGTGGTGCTTCTGCTTCACGCTCGTCTGGCCAGGCTGTAAAACGTAGAGCTGCCGATATTCCTTCACCAAGAGCAGCTAAGATTAGTGCATCATCCGGAAGTAGAGCGGCCACATCAGCTAGGCCGTCTGAAAGAAAGGTGCTAACTTCACTTGGTGGTCGTTGGTATCAATATTTCTTGGGGCAAGGCTTTACACCAGAAGAAGCTCGCAAGAAAGCTTTTGTGAATAATAACAAACCATTCGATGCTGTAACCGATGTGTTGGCAAGGAGACACTCAAGAAAACTAAGAACATCCGCAGAAATGCACATACGCCTTGGGATTTACGCAAAAGGTTTCCCTGAAAATATGTTAGACCCCGAAGATTTATCGTCTCTTGAAGAATTGATCATCGATGAGGTGGCCAACAATAGCACCGCATCGAAATTGCAATTTGAAAGATTAAGTAAAAAACCGGGAATGCTTGTTGTAGATTGTGCAAATCAAGCGACCGCCGATTGGCTCAAAGATATCATACCCAAGTTGACTAATTGGGAAAATCCTGAATTGGTAATTTGTGACGAAGATGACATTCCAGATGCCAACGTAATGACCGTCTCATTGCCAAGAAGTGCTGGCCAAGAATTTGATCAGACTTTGGCTATAATTCAAGCACAAAATAATGGTTTAAATACCGATTTATGGGAATGGGTGCAAGAACGTACCGATGCTGAAAGATTAATTCTTACCATGCGTGTTGATGACGAGTCATATAATACCATGAGAGATAGAAGgttcaaaatattttacaaatttgGTTTGGTTGAGGTAAATTTTGCTCGCTATCTACGGTACGCCATGAGTAAGAGACGAAAACGGGAAGAAGCGGCTGCTGCTATaaaggaagaagaagaagagaaagGCGAAGGCGAAACCGAAAATGGGGTCGAAGACGATAAAGAAGTAAAAGAGGAAGAAACAGTTGAGGAGAATGCACCTTCTCCGCCACCCGCACCCGTAATCAGCGTAGAATAATATGTAAGTTTATAACGAAAAAATATATTgcttatatacaaaaaaaattctatgctTTAGAGAAGAACCAACAGAATGATAATTAGTGGGAAACACTAAACCAGTAAATCGCGGGTAGATAATTCATTACGGCTAATTTTATTTGTAATTATATATAACTAGCTCTAAAGGCCAattacgttatgactaagagacttattttttgtggaatatgtttgtaattttttgcgttttcagttttatgcaattttcacgatttttaggttaaggcaccattaatcgatcacattggaaatggttatggatatgggtatgatggttacgactatggcgttagggttaaggaagtttaattagcccttgcccggcgtacgttgtaacgcccgagatcgaatgaatgttgcgttatatTTTCTGCTTTGTTTgctgataatttagtttattgttctgtaaattgaattgaattttgtacgcatatttggtgaaattttcatttaaaacaatttaagattgctcgttcgcatagccaaaaaaatttagatatagatagactgaagctcACAAATGTTTTTAACGTCGCCAGGTTACTAAatgtccaaaaggaataacagccaaactcgagaatgcagtcaaactttaggtgttaaaataacctaagtttgtacggcagccatagttctgaaaaatctcatttgcatggaaggtgccacgccccttttttcccaattccacaattttactggaggtgttaggacaacgtcatatagctccttaccaattttcattatcctaccattactatatccagagatatgcagggtgatatattccatttgtatgtgaggtgccacgcccccttttcccattTCCACATTTTCTTCAGAAtcagatttttatatatatagatataattgtacatatattttcacccattcattcaaaattcaaaaagtttaTAACGCGTTTTTTTAAATGTGATTCCTCACCCCAAAGATTtccaatttatattttttatgaataagggggaCTTTTCATAATTTAACCCGTTTGTAGTATGCATACCAAATTTATTGTAAGTTCTTGTTTTTTAACTAAACCCCAATATGCTTTTATTATGTTCGTCAGACAGTAAATGCGGTGAATTACCTACCAACGGTTTGGTACATTTTCCATTCGAATTCGTTGTTGGCGCtgctttatacatacatacaatatgtacattcatgtgttttattttacattcaacattttatatttactttttcaGGTTTATAGTATTTGCGTAAAATAAACATTCTTCAATACTTGATTATAAATATAAGCGTGATGATTACTATCTTAAACAATTGACCACTGGGAATTATGAAGAGCACCTTGCCTAGCAGAG
The Eurosta solidaginis isolate ZX-2024a chromosome 5, ASM4086904v1, whole genome shotgun sequence DNA segment above includes these coding regions:
- the pzg gene encoding autotransporter adhesin BpaC; the protein is MNKQMNNAVRKIHNLHTSGAVTVTGLSQPRILKQKIGSGIVTSSNTHSNLQQQQTHHVNTSNRCYVCDDALGSSQQQNLLTETQTSHTSTKFPNKIGQLVGDAFMVIVSVDDVVCARCTNLLNYLDRLENDVERVRTNLMNLLHKKYGLNDDSGGCNSAATLSPPIKMQKLNSGTAARTVEESSGVVGGGSELGRVRKVVHAVSSDASIGKQSPPVVSAVQQMKISTQGVTQNTPVGSTQTQTIQRKTTRIYKCISCDYKTSDMRLFNTHYETCKSQNFQCKNCKKIFPNFGSMKQHMVREHNTTMDNTCAVCHINFVNEPALRKHMEANHSTNVVVTSTTTLPLTQQQTSDTNTTASGGNTTTTTPLYTCNHCQFKSTDKALFDEHFRKHLSGVKPKPFKCRLCAQRFETREAATIHAKQHQPNYFKCGTCSMSFPKRELLVKHFEVHQQPQQQQQQQQQQQTTVVQHQQIVTQSAPMVKQLATPKQQQQQHHQQQHATSQNMLTTQKLLQETIDEALSDNTTTVVSSGNTDVVTTAANNIRFFSCHICSLTFIQEHYYNQHMEAHSQDKEGVGSGGGTSGTTITTTTSSASGGGGGHNMLHPSAAALLNDDNKDIDGDSGDLSSHHGGGSGVEADIESIFEKMHSEKNDHNDSDTNAVTSNTSNSATPTNITSSAAGQCSNDSLVITSQQGSGGITFNITIPQPESTGQKASEISKSIPTTTAPVSVSIDMPVLDQPDESATSSTTGNKSGVRSSKEAPESRRSNSADRKVSGPVSMPSLDDDNDSQEQKHSIQAQSMKKDKTSIEMTKGDDSREKRNSIENAENCTETKESIKEEASAPEETDATAVDADTADANGESHSENAAADATAGEAESEHNHQVAMELDEAMQAQVESGQIKFILNENGQLLQLDNHIITDADGNQILVQDPEQIQQLLQSAGLLQSGDGLDGETLQMMTDANGQMVLVQGENNETQLIDASLLNADGQLVIQQGHDGDLGEGAHVIGEDGTRIPVSVSYTADGQPIVRVQQQMLEGEAGEEEEHQEASTVAATTEQGASQVAAESSATTGAANTEASAVSRGEADASASGDGGDESTAGPGDGTLASSSGGGSGADFFPLEDLMQQSTENKPAE
- the LOC137252261 gene encoding uncharacterized protein yields the protein MMNSNTYLNKSNERALADLLGQLVRGRNTSPTGLSRGGGGSGGGPMSNFGGSSSRGGGGGGGGWGGNAPNDWNQGGGGGFGGGGGGFGGGSGFGGGGGGGGDIMPLMSRGGGMNMNGGGGFGDGYGGGMSQGGGNYMGGGGMSRGGRGGMDDDFGRDGFGGPPPAPRSRGMWVSGSTNRSSRNAAPAPSSRTRSRPSNDTSSRRRRRSLSGSRAPRSSRSNRSGGASASRSSGQAVKRRAADIPSPRAAKISASSGSRAATSARPSERKVLTSLGGRWYQYFLGQGFTPEEARKKAFVNNNKPFDAVTDVLARRHSRKLRTSAEMHIRLGIYAKGFPENMLDPEDLSSLEELIIDEVANNSTASKLQFERLSKKPGMLVVDCANQATADWLKDIIPKLTNWENPELVICDEDDIPDANVMTVSLPRSAGQEFDQTLAIIQAQNNGLNTDLWEWVQERTDAERLILTMRVDDESYNTMRDRRFKIFYKFGLVEVNFARYLRYAMSKRRKREEAAAAIKEEEEEKGEGETENGVEDDKEVKEEETVEENAPSPPPAPVISVE